The DNA segment GCCAGGTAACCGTACAGCTGGTTGTCATTCTTGCGATAGTACTCGAGCAGGGACGGAAGCAGCGGCAGTATCATCGTGAACGCCAGCAgatccagcagcagcgacacgAAGATGATGTACGCCGTCCGGTGGGTGCGCGTGATTTCGGTGATCGTTTTCCCCGATTCCGGTACCTTCTCATGTTTGGGCGCGGGCTTCAGATTGTTGCTTATGTTGTGAGAGGTGCTCGCCACGACGGAGCGCTTTTTCAGTTCATCCAGATTGTACGTCatcgtgctggtgctggtgggctGGAAGAGAAGCGTGGATGAAACATATGGAAAGGGTGTTGatgaattatgttttttgCGGCTTTCTCGCCAGCTTCACGATACGTGGACAGGCCCACACGATCAAGCACAATCACCTTGTATCACAATTGCGTTAGTGGCAGAAATACAGCAGAAGACTATAAGTACACCCGGTGGCGAAATACTGCACACGATAAAGGCTTATGTTGGGCACGACTGCGAAGCACAACCCCACTACACTATTGCGCGGTAAGTGTCTCACTATTTCCCTGCAAACCAATAAGGACCGAACGCGTGTCCGCTACGACACCGTGCCTCACGACCGTACACGATCGCAAGATGGTATTAAAACAGCTGCGTAAGATGCCAAGAAACCAACACACTGGCGCAAATACACACGACGATCACGCTGGATCACAGCAGGCTATGGTGCCGCCGTACTTTCACTTTTACCACCACCAGActcgttttgctgctgcggctgctgctgccgctcggCTCACGATCCCGAGAAAGCCTCCGCCAATGTCTGCCTGCGACCCGCGCACTCGGGGAAGCATCGATCTGTGTCGTTCAACCGTGAAGCTGTGTGGGGCTTTAGCTGTAGTGGTGAAGATTTCGGTCAAAGATGCTGTGCGAGGGTCGCGACTCGCACGCGTGTTGGGTCGGCCGAAAATTAGCAATGCTGACAGTAGGGCTTCATGGCGTCAGCACAGAACGGCTGTATGGGCGGCATTATCAGCGGATGTGGCCAACCATTCGTAGCACTAATCAACTCGTTGacgataaaacaaataatcacTTGTACGTGCTGCctgttgggtgtgtgtgctcggTGCTGTAGATACGGCCACGGACGCCCTTCATTGTCTGTGGATGCCATTGTGGGGGCCCAGTGTCGTAATTTCCCTCTCCCCCACCATCCTCCGTAATGTTAGATACTGTTCATCATTACCTGCTAAGCTCATGgtgtgggtgtgagtgtgtttgtccAGGAATTATGCTACTGCACAGAGGGAAACATTGTTTTGCTGCGTATTGTTTGCGAGTCACAACAAACATTGACAGCGATGCACCGGGTGTCGGACACCTGGTGGTCGGTGCCGGAGGTTGACAGttgataaattgaattttcttgAAATCCGGTAATTTTGAAAGAGCATCCAAAACTGATCTTCCATTTCAATGTTTAGACACGTGAAAAATGCATTTAGTAGCGAACAATTGATACATAATTGAATCGGAAACTGATTAATGAAGTAAAtctaaatttgaattttaaggGTTTTACAAAATACTTAAGTTCTTCTAAATGGTGATATTGATAAAATAATGATAGAACAAATATGACTTACCTTGACATTGGGTAGGACCTTAGGATTCTGTATTGTTATTCCAGAATAGTTCACAATGTTATAAGTTTATTCATGCCCACCAAGTAGGAAAACTGCATAACTATCCTAAAGTTAACAGAAAAGTGGAACCTTCTATATTTGATCAGTAAAACCTGACCTGTGTTCGTCATGTTTGAGAGGTTACTGTAAGATTTGTTTAGTATCACTAAtatgcacacaacacaccattGATTTATTCATCAATTCCAACACTCATAGCTCAGAAGTAGTACAACTAGCCGATTCTTCTGTTTGAAGCATGGGAAGATCTAAAACAATGAAGACAAATACTGGGTTAAAAtttacaataaattaaatacagtaaaacaacaaaccttTACGCATTCCGTGCATCGATACGACGACTCGAAACAGTTCAAAGTCTGGCATCAGGAAGATTCGGAGCAGTATTATCGCTAACCCAAACACAGTAGCACCGACCCAGATCCAGGAAAATGCCAGCGTTAGGAAAAAGTTCTTATCCACCTGCACGAGCGCCGCGGTGTCCTGGACTAATGAAAAGTAAAGTATCAACCGGGCGCAGCTCATACCCTGAACTGAGTCCACCTTCTGAAACTCGGCACAAAGATGCCTCAGGCCCTGGGTGATGAAACTCGCCGTTAGCAGGGACACTACCGTGCAGCCTAGGAAAAATATCAATGACGGAAACACTATCCGCCACGGTTGTGGAAGAATTctgcagaaaaaaaggtgagGAATATAAATGCACTACGTTGGCTTCCCGGTCTTTTCACCGGCTTAACTTACCCTCCTGGGCCGTGCACTAGGAAAAGAGCTAACCATATCGTACAACAGATTCCTTGGAAGAGTGGCATGTTTTTGAGGGTCTCACAGTACAACCCACTGTTCCAATTGCTCCAATATTCATCAATGCCATCTGGAAACGATGAAAAGAATGGTCAATCAAAGTAGGTGTGTTAGCTTGAGGCATTGAAGGGTACATTACATTGAACAGTCGTTTGGTTCGTTCCGGTATCGGAGCCGTTCTCGACTGCTATCGGCACAAAATGTAGGTTTGCTTTTAGCAAACAATGGTGTTTGTAGTCTGCAATTAGACCGTGCAAACTGAAACTAACCACCAGGCACGATGACACAATCATCAGCAACGAAAACACGGTACAGGCTGAAAGGACGAAACGATAAGATAAGTGCCACAAGTGGTTTGAAGTACAGTGCATGCGAAAAAGATTTGCAAACAGTTGCACCAGCTTACACTTACACTTCCAGCGTGGATTTACTTTGGACGGTTCCTTTTCCACGATACGATGATGGGAGCACAGAATCGTCATGGTTCCGGTCACGTTCTGTGCGATTTTCACTCCACCAACGTTGATTTAGTGCGAACGAAGCGCACCACACAACCACCGAGCGACGATTGgatttcttgttttcttttctttctcccttGTGGCACTACACACCCAGCACAGCCTGCCGAATCGACCATAAACACAGCTGCACAAccatgaataaattaaaactcgCCCGTCCTTGAGTTGGTTCGGATTTAAGCTATGTATGCATTCCGGTGCGACTTAGAAATAACGCATTACCTCATTGCGTATGCTTCGGCGAGTAAGTTATGATCTCATCATAACACAACATCGTACGCGGGCACGTTCGTATGAATCATGTTGCAAACCACACGGATATGGATGGATAACTGGCGACGAACTTGGACGGGAGGCAACCCTAAACTAAACTGGTTCTTCGACGGGTTGCTTGGAGAAGAAGtgacattttcaaaaaaacacTAACCACGCACGGCTTTCGGTGTTTCTGACCCGCTCTCGGTTTACTTTATCGTAGTATGCCGGATATGGAAGCCATAGTAACGAACCTCTGTACCGTGTGCGTCTGGATCAAGCTGCACCACGGAGCTGCCTGTAGCGTTGTAATACCACAGCGCGGCAAACAACGCGCGAAACACCAACCCCTTTTGCGCGCACCCTATTgccgagagagtgtgtgagagagacagCAAGACGGTGAGCATGTAAAATCAGCGCGAGAGCGATGGCGGTCGGGCGTCAAACTGTGCGATCGCGGTTTTACgaatgcacacacgcacacgctggATGAGTTGAGAGAAAATAAcgcaaaataaaaagtaaacaaaccgtACTCGGCGGTTTTTGGAAGCCTGTCCATCTGGTAGAACGATCGTAAAAATAAACTACACATCAATTTGGGATATTAATTTACGGGCCGTGCGGTcgcgacacactcgcacacagtCTGCACTTGATCTATTTACGTTGAGGGGGCGAACGCGCGTCATACAGTCCCGATGGACTCGGAGATGCGGTACGCGAGAGGTTCGCGCAGTACGCGTCGATCGTATGATTTTGCAGCGTGATTCGTACAGGAAATGATGGGTCGTATCAGTGTGAAAATCTTCTTTTATTTACATGGAACGGTTATTCACACTACAGGGAAAGTTTAAACGTACATTATAAGCTCCCCGGTTGGCGCTACATATAGAAAATCGAGCGAGGAGTGTGTGAATTACGTTTACATTATTAATCCATTTCAGCTAGCCTAGGTAGTGTGTTTAAGATATACTATTACTTGGAAGTTGGGGTTTCAATTCACCTGCCCCTGCCACGTTTATAGGATACTAAGGTGTTCCACATCGGCGTGCGTTACCACGAACGCGACGCTTACTAGGTAAAACCACCAGTTGTGGAGTTCATTTGGCAATTTAACATTGCAGAAAGTGCATGTACAATATCATCGCCGAGATTCAACCGAACCGCGTTCGTTCTACTGAGGTCCAACATTCGATGGATAGGGAGGTCAAGTCATGTGACTGGTTTGGAATGCATCACACATTCGCGCTTTCTTCGTAGGGGTTGCTGATGCCGGTTGCGGGGTTTTTTTATTGGCCCGCACACATCTCAGCCGTCTCCAGGAGCACTTGCCGCTAATCAACCCCGTACGTGCACCTACTTTCATGaggttttgccatttttcttgCTCCCATTAGTGCGCACCTGCGAGATCTTCTTTTTGCGCTTCTCTCCCGACCAGTCcgcgtcgtcttcgtcgtcctcgtcgccgCCGAAATAATTGCCTGTTCCCACGTCACGTGTGTTCGCGATGCGTCTGCTTGCGATGCGTGAGGAGTTTCTTCCCATAcctaaaaatatgtaaacgAATGCATTCGCAGGCCCGACACCACGAACTGCTGCGTACAGAGGATGCGGATGCGTCCTTACCCATGCACTTTTCCAGATGTGGAGCAAATCGCGATGCGGCTACGATGCGATTACAGTTCGGACAGTGGCAGTCGATGGCTTTCTTGGTGTTGGACGAACCGAACACGTCCGTATCGGGCTGGTCGACGATCGTGTACGGTTTGCTGTCCTCTGGCTCACCCTCGACGGCGGCACCGGAACCCGTCTTGTTTGCGTGGTGCACCTCGTACGCGATGCCCAGGATTGTTTCGTCCACGAGCGATTCGTACAGATAGTTGGCAGCCTTTTCTCTCGTCTCCGGATCGCTCATAAACCGGCGAAACTCGCGCTTTAGCTCCTGCTCGTCGACATATTCTATGTGAATTCCGTCGTTTTCGCTCATTCTGCCGGCGTAAACTGTGTGTAGAGCGGTGCCGCTGGAACTTGACtaaaaagtaaacaacaaaaccatccAGCTGCTGACGGTGGTACAGCCATTGCGGTCATCATCTCTAACTTAACGATGACAAATATtggaataaaatttcaaaaatgcagccaaatacattttatattttggattctttttctt comes from the Anopheles coluzzii chromosome 2, AcolN3, whole genome shotgun sequence genome and includes:
- the LOC120947308 gene encoding SAGA-associated factor 11 homolog, coding for MSENDGIHIEYVDEQELKREFRRFMSDPETREKAANYLYESLVDETILGIAYEVHHANKTGSGAAVEGEPEDSKPYTIVDQPDTDVFGSSNTKKAIDCHCPNCNRIVAASRFAPHLEKCMGMGRNSSRIASRRIANTRDVGTGNYFGGDEDDEDDADWSGEKRKKKISQVRTNGSKKNGKTS